One Methylophaga marina DNA window includes the following coding sequences:
- a CDS encoding transaldolase, translated as MATLLDQLKEMTVVVADTGDIQAIEKFTPRDATTNPSLITAAAQMPQYQGIVDDTLKAARETLGADAPASEVVSLAFDRLAVSFGLKILDIVPGRVSTEVDARLSFDTEATIAKGRDLIAQYEAAGVSRERILIKIAATWEGVMAAKVLEEEGIHTNLTLVFGLHQAVACGENGIQLISPFVGRILDWYKKDTGRDSYEPAEDPGVVSVTQIYNYFKKFGLETEVMGASFRNVGEITELAGVDLLTISPALLDELHSTEGDLPRKLNVEDAKASDVERINMTEETFKAMHAEDRMATEKLQEGIDGFAKALETLEELLANRLAELES; from the coding sequence ATGGCTACTTTACTTGATCAGCTTAAGGAAATGACCGTTGTTGTCGCCGATACTGGTGATATTCAAGCTATCGAAAAATTTACACCTCGTGATGCTACAACTAACCCTTCACTGATTACTGCTGCAGCTCAAATGCCACAATACCAAGGTATTGTTGATGACACATTGAAAGCGGCTCGTGAAACATTAGGTGCAGATGCACCCGCGTCAGAAGTAGTTTCTCTGGCTTTTGACCGTTTAGCTGTTTCATTTGGTCTGAAAATTCTGGATATCGTTCCAGGTCGTGTATCTACAGAAGTTGATGCGCGTTTGTCATTTGATACTGAAGCAACTATCGCTAAAGGTCGTGACCTGATTGCTCAATACGAAGCAGCAGGCGTTTCACGTGAGCGTATCCTTATCAAAATCGCAGCAACCTGGGAAGGTGTAATGGCTGCTAAAGTTCTGGAAGAAGAAGGTATTCACACCAACTTGACTCTAGTCTTTGGTCTGCACCAAGCGGTAGCTTGTGGCGAAAATGGTATCCAACTGATTTCACCTTTCGTTGGCCGTATTCTCGACTGGTACAAAAAAGACACAGGCCGTGATTCTTACGAGCCAGCTGAAGATCCAGGTGTTGTTTCTGTTACTCAAATCTATAACTACTTCAAGAAGTTTGGTTTAGAAACCGAAGTAATGGGCGCGAGCTTCCGTAATGTCGGTGAAATCACTGAGTTAGCAGGTGTTGACCTTCTCACTATTTCTCCAGCCCTACTGGATGAATTACATTCAACAGAAGGTGACTTACCACGTAAGTTAAATGTTGAAGATGCGAAAGCATCGGATGTTGAACGTATCAACATGACAGAAGAAACCTTCAAAGCTATGCATGCTGAAGACCGCATGGCGACTGAAAAATTACAAGAAGGTATTGATGGTTTTGCTAAAGCTCTTGAAACACTTGAAGAGTTACTGGCTAACCGTCTTGCAGAACTGGAAAGCTAA
- the hxlA gene encoding 3-hexulose-6-phosphate synthase: MAKALIQMALDSLDFDQTIALAEQVAPYVDILEIGTPCIKYNGLELVTALKSKFPNNLILVDLKTMDAGEYEATPFYEAGADICTVLGVSDKATMGGVIKAANANNAEAQIDLISVKDKKAVATEAARNGAQIIGVHTGLDAQAAGQTPFADLKDIASLNLGVRISVAGGLNKNTIQDTVRAGATIVVVGAAIYGADSPAEAAKELRALVDAA, encoded by the coding sequence ATGGCAAAAGCACTTATTCAAATGGCACTGGATTCTCTGGATTTCGATCAAACAATCGCGCTTGCAGAGCAAGTTGCTCCTTATGTCGATATCTTAGAAATCGGTACACCTTGCATTAAATATAACGGTCTTGAACTGGTTACTGCACTGAAAAGCAAATTCCCTAACAACCTGATCCTGGTTGACCTGAAAACAATGGACGCTGGTGAATACGAAGCGACTCCATTCTATGAAGCAGGTGCTGACATCTGTACAGTATTAGGTGTTTCTGACAAAGCGACAATGGGCGGCGTAATCAAAGCAGCTAACGCTAACAACGCTGAAGCTCAAATCGACTTAATCAGTGTTAAAGACAAAAAAGCAGTTGCAACTGAAGCAGCTCGTAACGGTGCTCAAATCATCGGTGTTCACACTGGTCTTGACGCACAAGCTGCTGGTCAAACACCTTTCGCTGATCTGAAAGATATCGCTAGCTTAAACTTAGGCGTGCGTATTTCAGTAGCTGGTGGTCTGAACAAAAACACTATTCAAGACACTGTTCGTGCTGGCGCAACAATCGTTGTTGTTGGTGCAGCAATCTACGGTGCGGATTCTCCAGCTGAAGCAGCTAAAGAATTACGTGCTTTAGTTGACGCAGCATAA
- a CDS encoding HAD-IIA family hydrolase, whose translation MNTESAVCLDNVAGLIIDMDGVLWHGNKPMKGVEAFFQLLRKKHIPFVLATNNASLTQQQYIEKLASMNIDVAANEILTSSMATVSYLCEHLSADKKRVFVIGEDGLKQPLSDNGFVLTELYEVDQPEKGITGRTADIVVSGLDRHLSWDKLATATLNINAGAAFYATNSDATLPTELGEVMGNGGVLAALESVTGVKPISIGKPAPILYEQALKILGTTKETTVAIGDRLNTDILGAVNAGIRSVLVLTGVSSAEDVEQVDYQPTWILDDLAALTKALKD comes from the coding sequence TTGAATACAGAATCTGCGGTCTGTTTGGATAATGTAGCTGGTCTGATTATTGACATGGATGGGGTGCTTTGGCATGGCAATAAACCCATGAAAGGAGTGGAAGCGTTTTTTCAACTATTGAGAAAAAAACACATACCTTTTGTTTTGGCGACAAATAACGCCAGTTTGACTCAGCAGCAATATATAGAAAAATTAGCCTCAATGAATATTGATGTCGCTGCGAACGAAATTCTCACTTCCAGTATGGCCACAGTTAGCTATTTGTGTGAACACTTATCAGCAGATAAAAAACGCGTTTTTGTAATCGGGGAGGATGGTCTAAAACAGCCCCTGAGTGATAATGGATTTGTGCTGACAGAGTTATACGAAGTAGATCAGCCTGAAAAAGGTATCACAGGGCGAACAGCAGATATTGTTGTGTCAGGACTCGATCGCCACTTAAGTTGGGATAAATTGGCAACGGCAACCCTAAATATCAATGCGGGTGCTGCCTTTTATGCAACAAACTCAGATGCCACATTACCTACTGAGCTCGGTGAAGTTATGGGTAATGGGGGCGTACTTGCTGCACTCGAATCTGTGACCGGTGTCAAGCCGATATCAATTGGAAAACCAGCGCCTATATTGTACGAACAGGCTTTGAAAATTTTAGGTACAACAAAAGAGACAACCGTTGCGATAGGTGACCGTCTTAATACGGATATTTTGGGTGCTGTTAATGCGGGTATCCGCAGTGTCTTAGTATTAACCGGTGTGTCTTCTGCTGAGGATGTTGAGCAGGTTGATTATCAACCCACATGGATTCTGGATGATTTGGCGGCACTCACCAAGGCCTTGAAAGACTAG
- the dhaK gene encoding dihydroxyacetone kinase subunit DhaK yields the protein MKKLINAVDSVLEESLSGFARAHSDIIQFNQQPHFVSRKNKSENKVALISGGGAGHEPLHTGLVGKGMLDAACPGQVFTSPTPDQMMMAAQTVEAGAGVLFIVKNYAGDVMNFEIAAEMLDCPHETVLVNDDVSLPKDHSTGRRGVAGTLIVEKIVGAAAEAGADLATCKKLGDKVVNATASMGLALTSCTVPALGQPTFDITDNEVEMGVGIHGERGREIMNLTTADELVQILAKAIDEDLQPAKGQRVLLHVNGFGATPLMELYLVYDIAAHFFEERGIEIVRSLVGNYTTSLDMAGCSITLTLMDDEMLQYWDAPVHTAALRWGI from the coding sequence ATGAAAAAATTAATCAATGCTGTGGACAGTGTGCTTGAGGAGAGTTTGAGTGGGTTTGCTAGAGCACACAGCGATATTATTCAATTCAATCAACAACCCCACTTTGTTAGTCGAAAAAATAAGTCTGAAAATAAAGTCGCTCTGATTTCTGGTGGTGGTGCTGGTCATGAACCATTACATACTGGATTGGTGGGAAAAGGCATGCTAGATGCGGCTTGTCCTGGACAGGTGTTTACATCACCTACTCCTGACCAAATGATGATGGCTGCTCAGACTGTTGAAGCGGGTGCTGGCGTGTTGTTTATTGTTAAAAATTATGCCGGTGATGTGATGAATTTTGAAATTGCGGCCGAAATGTTGGATTGCCCACATGAAACTGTACTGGTGAATGATGACGTATCCTTACCCAAAGATCACAGTACTGGCCGTCGAGGTGTCGCAGGGACATTAATTGTAGAAAAAATCGTCGGTGCGGCTGCAGAAGCAGGCGCTGATCTAGCCACTTGTAAAAAGCTGGGTGACAAAGTCGTCAATGCCACAGCGTCGATGGGATTGGCTTTAACGAGTTGTACGGTACCTGCCTTGGGTCAACCCACTTTTGATATTACAGATAATGAAGTCGAAATGGGGGTTGGGATTCATGGTGAGCGCGGTCGTGAAATCATGAACTTAACGACTGCTGATGAGTTAGTTCAGATACTGGCTAAAGCGATTGATGAGGATTTGCAGCCGGCGAAAGGACAGCGCGTGTTACTACATGTGAATGGCTTTGGGGCGACACCATTAATGGAGCTGTACCTAGTCTATGATATCGCTGCTCATTTTTTTGAGGAGCGTGGTATAGAAATTGTGCGTTCACTGGTAGGCAACTACACCACTTCACTAGATATGGCGGGTTGCTCAATTACGCTAACATTGATGGATGACGAAATGCTGCAGTATTGGGATGCACCTGTACATACGGCGGCATTACGTTGGGGGATTTAG
- the dhaL gene encoding dihydroxyacetone kinase subunit DhaL yields MTDTTFLPTLLAAIQSEIINNEAEISALDRAIGDGDHVTNLLRGLEALTKQNDELIQLDWSAAFMKMGMTLMSTMGGASGSLLGSMFVSMGKAAKDPDMDLTAVSTIYSAGVESIKARGKADIGEKTMLDTLIPVMQSLQSDAEQNADKATVLSNMKTAATQGMQSTKDMLATKGRASFLGERARGHIDAGARTSQLILCVIADELSKN; encoded by the coding sequence ATGACTGATACCACTTTTCTCCCCACTCTTCTCGCTGCAATTCAATCTGAAATAATTAACAATGAAGCGGAGATTTCTGCGTTGGATCGAGCCATTGGTGATGGTGACCATGTCACCAACCTATTACGTGGACTTGAGGCCTTGACTAAGCAAAATGATGAACTGATTCAACTTGATTGGTCAGCAGCATTCATGAAAATGGGTATGACTCTAATGTCTACTATGGGTGGCGCATCAGGCTCATTGCTGGGTTCCATGTTTGTGAGTATGGGGAAAGCCGCTAAAGATCCAGATATGGATCTGACAGCCGTTTCCACTATTTACTCAGCGGGTGTTGAGTCAATAAAAGCGCGAGGAAAGGCCGATATCGGTGAAAAAACCATGCTGGATACCCTGATTCCAGTGATGCAATCATTGCAAAGTGATGCTGAACAAAATGCAGACAAAGCGACGGTTCTAAGTAATATGAAAACAGCCGCTACACAAGGTATGCAATCAACTAAAGACATGCTGGCCACAAAAGGAAGAGCCTCATTTTTGGGTGAACGCGCCCGCGGTCACATCGATGCAGGCGCTCGTACATCACAACTTATTCTTTGCGTCATTGCTGATGAGTTAAGTAAAAACTAA
- the nikR gene encoding nickel-responsive transcriptional regulator NikR: MSKEKVSRISISLPESLLEGLDEMVSKRGFESRSQAICDMINLQINEHRAQQGDTVMTGTVNLVYNHSVPGLQKRLHDLQYEYIDEVISNLNVNLTHTNTLSVILVQGPANRLNMIADKMITLRGVVYGRLLLNADIIPPIHPLPPKQT; this comes from the coding sequence ATGAGCAAAGAAAAAGTCAGTCGTATCAGTATCTCATTACCTGAAAGTCTGCTGGAAGGTTTAGATGAAATGGTCAGTAAACGGGGGTTTGAAAGTCGCTCTCAGGCTATTTGTGACATGATAAATTTACAAATCAATGAACATCGCGCCCAGCAGGGTGATACTGTCATGACCGGCACCGTTAATCTGGTTTACAATCATTCCGTACCCGGCCTGCAAAAACGTCTTCATGATCTGCAATATGAATACATTGATGAGGTCATCAGTAACCTCAATGTCAATTTAACCCATACCAACACACTGTCAGTCATTCTGGTTCAAGGCCCAGCTAATCGCCTGAACATGATCGCCGACAAAATGATTACACTGCGAGGTGTGGTGTATGGGCGCTTATTATTGAACGCCGATATCATTCCCCCCATCCACCCGTTACCTCCGAAGCAAACATAA
- a CDS encoding creatininase family protein — protein MYELAQMTWEEVAEAVKNGVDTALLPVGATEQHGPHMGCGMDSAIADTLCKEVAKQTPVILLPTQPYGCSIGHSKRWPGTMALNPKTLIDMISDIGDWVASSGIKRLLLINGHVTNAAPLRCALEMLRARHDDLMIGLVHTAQISERVRKAHHDDAEDWHANQAETALMMALHPELVREDKLVDADDPDRTDGCVFSHPVNRTSLNGVTGNPSTATKAEGEALFSWMCEDLSQLVMRAIKEQPPLDQSYHQSLL, from the coding sequence ATGTATGAATTAGCACAAATGACATGGGAAGAAGTAGCTGAGGCTGTAAAAAACGGTGTTGATACCGCTTTACTGCCTGTAGGCGCCACCGAACAGCATGGACCACATATGGGCTGTGGTATGGATTCCGCTATTGCTGACACCTTATGCAAAGAAGTAGCAAAGCAGACACCGGTTATTTTATTACCCACCCAGCCCTATGGTTGTTCTATCGGTCATTCTAAAAGATGGCCAGGCACGATGGCACTCAATCCTAAAACATTGATTGATATGATTTCCGATATCGGTGACTGGGTAGCCTCTTCCGGTATTAAACGCCTGTTACTGATCAATGGCCATGTGACCAATGCCGCTCCACTTCGTTGCGCCTTGGAAATGCTCAGAGCACGTCATGATGATTTGATGATCGGCTTGGTTCACACCGCTCAAATTTCGGAACGTGTTCGCAAAGCCCATCATGACGATGCTGAAGACTGGCATGCCAATCAAGCCGAAACCGCTTTGATGATGGCCTTACACCCGGAGTTAGTGCGTGAAGATAAATTAGTTGACGCAGATGATCCGGACCGAACTGATGGCTGTGTGTTCAGCCATCCTGTCAATCGCACCAGTTTAAATGGCGTGACAGGTAACCCCTCCACTGCAACAAAAGCTGAGGGTGAAGCACTTTTTTCATGGATGTGTGAAGACTTATCTCAACTGGTGATGAGAGCAATTAAGGAACAACCGCCGCTTGATCAAAGCTACCACCAGTCTCTCTTATAA
- a CDS encoding ABC transporter ATP-binding protein, giving the protein MSEPTLPDYRVQSDAVRDRFARIKKRPVTMEVTGLSKTFQSRHGTVTALKDINLSIHKREFVCVIGPSGCGKSTLIRILAGLEQATEGEVKLDGKVVNKPGPERGMVFQGYTLFPWLTVKQNVMFGLRESGYDKGTAEAEARQWIDLIGLARFENSYPHQLSGGMKQRVAIARALANKPKVLLMDEPFGALDAQTRSKMQAYLMEIWKNIDVTVFFITHDLDEAIYLADRILVLKANPGEVQEVIEVPVPQPRNPDQFLSPEFIATKKRLEELIHPPKQDDDEDHLNLVRMVPVNDEVGSVF; this is encoded by the coding sequence ATGAGTGAACCAACCTTACCCGATTATCGCGTTCAGTCAGATGCTGTTCGAGACCGTTTTGCCCGCATCAAAAAACGTCCAGTCACCATGGAAGTGACAGGGTTAAGTAAAACCTTCCAAAGCCGACATGGCACGGTGACCGCGTTAAAAGATATCAATCTGAGCATTCATAAACGTGAGTTTGTTTGCGTGATTGGGCCATCAGGCTGTGGTAAATCCACCCTGATTCGCATTCTGGCTGGCCTTGAGCAAGCCACCGAAGGTGAAGTCAAACTGGATGGCAAAGTCGTCAATAAACCGGGACCAGAACGCGGCATGGTATTCCAAGGTTATACCTTATTTCCATGGCTAACCGTCAAGCAGAACGTGATGTTTGGTCTACGTGAATCTGGCTATGACAAAGGCACAGCAGAAGCTGAAGCTAGACAGTGGATAGACTTAATTGGTTTAGCACGTTTTGAAAACAGCTACCCCCATCAACTCTCAGGAGGTATGAAGCAACGTGTTGCCATTGCCAGAGCTTTAGCCAATAAACCTAAAGTGCTGTTGATGGATGAGCCATTTGGGGCCCTTGATGCTCAAACTCGCAGCAAAATGCAGGCTTATCTGATGGAGATATGGAAAAACATTGATGTGACAGTGTTTTTCATTACCCACGATCTGGATGAAGCCATTTATCTAGCTGATCGCATTCTGGTGCTAAAAGCCAATCCCGGCGAAGTACAAGAAGTGATTGAAGTACCGGTACCTCAACCTAGAAATCCAGATCAATTTTTATCGCCAGAATTTATCGCCACTAAAAAACGACTGGAAGAACTGATTCACCCTCCCAAGCAGGATGATGATGAAGATCACCTGAACCTTGTCCGCATGGTGCCAGTAAATGATGAAGTTGGGAGCGTTTTCTAA
- a CDS encoding ABC transporter permease, with protein MSLFSVNKPLEPRSRQLVTISSFVLPILLWCLVSYVPFIWHPEVEVTLPGSVSYFREGMLVDKEVFNAELDKASAAGKAIPEGIPANPIYLPAPHEVVTAFYTSFTTEPKRSSELWLHESLWSSIQVIFYGFLLSSIIGIPLGVLAGTYDFFSRLFEPFIEFFRYLPAPAFGALAVAILGIYQAPKIAIIFIGTFFQQVLIVANTTRKLDPALLEAGQTLGANNRSMLFRIVLPGILPDLYRDTRILLGWAWTYLIVAELIGTSSGITWFITQQARYKNFDNVFAAIMMIGILGLTIDLLLAWFGRRLFPWQKAN; from the coding sequence ATGTCACTCTTTTCAGTTAATAAACCGCTTGAGCCGCGTAGTCGACAATTAGTGACTATCAGCAGTTTTGTATTACCCATTCTTCTTTGGTGTCTGGTCAGCTATGTCCCATTTATTTGGCACCCGGAAGTAGAAGTCACTTTACCCGGCTCTGTGAGTTACTTTCGTGAAGGAATGCTAGTTGATAAAGAGGTTTTTAATGCTGAACTCGACAAAGCTTCCGCAGCAGGCAAGGCCATACCAGAAGGCATACCGGCCAACCCTATTTATTTGCCCGCGCCACATGAAGTTGTCACCGCTTTCTATACGTCGTTTACCACCGAACCCAAACGTAGCAGTGAGCTGTGGTTACACGAAAGTCTATGGAGCAGTATTCAGGTTATTTTTTATGGATTCCTTTTGTCATCCATCATAGGCATTCCCCTTGGCGTCTTGGCTGGGACCTATGACTTTTTCTCTCGATTATTTGAACCCTTTATCGAGTTCTTCCGCTACCTACCTGCGCCAGCATTTGGTGCATTGGCGGTGGCGATTCTTGGGATTTATCAAGCGCCAAAAATTGCGATTATTTTTATCGGTACCTTTTTCCAGCAGGTTTTGATCGTCGCCAATACCACCCGAAAACTGGACCCAGCCTTACTGGAAGCGGGTCAAACATTGGGCGCAAATAATCGCTCCATGCTATTTCGCATCGTATTACCTGGCATTTTGCCGGATTTATACCGCGACACCCGCATCCTGCTTGGCTGGGCCTGGACCTATTTGATTGTGGCGGAATTGATTGGCACCAGCTCAGGCATTACCTGGTTTATCACCCAACAAGCACGCTACAAAAACTTCGACAACGTCTTCGCCGCCATCATGATGATCGGCATTTTAGGCCTGACCATTGATTTATTACTCGCCTGGTTTGGACGTCGTCTTTTCCCTTGGCAGAAAGCGAATTAG
- a CDS encoding ABC transporter substrate-binding protein, which produces MKKRLFLSAFAGLLLSANASAEPLKIGYSDWPGWVAWEIAIEKKMFDKVGVDVQFEWFDYVASMDAFAAGQLDAVTMTNGDALVTGATGAQNVMILINDYSNGNDMIVGAPSINSITDLKGKKVGVELGFVDHLLLLNGLEKAGMTESDVELVNVPTNETPQVLASGQVEAIGAWQPNSGQALDLVPASKPIYTSADEPGLIYDVLAVSPSSLATHRDEWKKVIDAWYMAVDYLNDPKTRDDAISIMAARVGIEPEAYKAFIDGTKILTKEEAQGFMKKADGFGSLYGSTEIADQFNVDNKVYADKQTVDNYIDPSLLLGE; this is translated from the coding sequence ATGAAAAAAAGACTATTTCTTTCTGCTTTCGCAGGTTTATTACTTTCAGCTAATGCCAGTGCAGAACCACTAAAAATTGGCTATAGCGATTGGCCAGGTTGGGTGGCTTGGGAAATCGCCATCGAAAAGAAAATGTTCGATAAAGTTGGTGTGGACGTGCAGTTTGAATGGTTTGATTACGTCGCTAGCATGGACGCCTTCGCTGCGGGTCAGTTAGATGCGGTGACGATGACTAATGGTGACGCTCTAGTCACAGGTGCCACAGGTGCCCAAAATGTCATGATCCTGATTAATGACTACAGTAACGGTAACGATATGATTGTGGGTGCGCCCAGCATTAACTCCATTACCGATCTGAAAGGCAAAAAAGTTGGCGTCGAACTCGGCTTTGTCGATCATTTATTATTGCTGAACGGTTTAGAAAAAGCCGGTATGACTGAAAGTGATGTTGAACTAGTGAATGTGCCCACAAATGAAACACCACAAGTCTTGGCATCAGGCCAGGTCGAAGCTATTGGGGCTTGGCAACCAAACTCAGGTCAGGCATTAGATTTAGTGCCAGCATCGAAACCTATTTACACCAGTGCCGATGAACCTGGTCTTATTTATGATGTGTTAGCTGTTTCTCCATCAAGCTTGGCAACTCACCGCGATGAATGGAAAAAAGTTATCGATGCTTGGTATATGGCGGTTGATTACCTCAATGATCCAAAAACACGTGATGATGCCATCAGCATCATGGCTGCTCGCGTTGGTATTGAACCCGAGGCGTATAAAGCCTTTATCGATGGTACTAAGATTTTGACTAAAGAAGAAGCTCAAGGCTTTATGAAAAAAGCAGACGGCTTTGGTTCGCTTTATGGTTCAACAGAAATTGCGGATCAATTCAATGTCGACAATAAGGTCTATGCCGATAAACAGACTGTCGATAATTACATCGATCCTTCTCTTTTATTAGGCGAGTAA